One genomic region from Muriicola soli encodes:
- the hutH gene encoding histidine ammonia-lyase, which translates to MEKGASFQYGEDHLTAGLAISLARGETRGVVSERSWQKIKESHEVVQKIVDKGNPVYGINTGFGPLCTTSISREETQILQKNILQSHSVGVGEPIDIELAKLMLVLKIHSLSKGYSGISERTLKRLIWHLEEEAIPLVPSQGSVGASGDLAPLSHLFLPLLGLGKVDYKGELITGAELFKRTAKTPLELGPKEGLALINGTQFIAAHAVKVLDIFYNCLTHADIIGAMMIEGLQGSIKPFYNELHSLRPFKGTQHVARRVKSLLEGSEIMEDHIDCERVQDPYSLRCIPQVHGASRNTWLHLKELLEVELNSVTDNPVIIDKDLTISGGNFHGQPLAMVLDYACLAASELGNISDRRVYLALEGNSPGIPKLLMKETGINSGYMILQYTSAALASENKVLCFPASADSIPTSLGQEDHVSMGSISGRKALQVIENVEKILAIELLTAAQAFEFRKPLRSGAILEMVHKEVRKKVPFASKDRVFADDIEEGIQLLKERTIISVVKAISNKKGYSLKTPFSKEFEVY; encoded by the coding sequence GTGGAGAAAGGAGCATCTTTTCAATATGGGGAGGATCATCTCACCGCCGGATTGGCCATTTCCCTGGCTAGGGGAGAAACCAGAGGAGTTGTCAGTGAGCGCAGCTGGCAAAAGATTAAGGAGAGCCATGAGGTGGTACAGAAAATCGTGGATAAGGGAAATCCGGTCTATGGTATCAATACGGGTTTCGGACCCCTCTGTACTACGAGTATTTCAAGGGAGGAAACACAGATCTTACAAAAAAATATATTGCAAAGCCATAGCGTTGGAGTTGGAGAACCAATTGATATTGAACTGGCCAAACTCATGCTGGTACTAAAGATCCATTCTTTATCCAAGGGATATTCAGGAATTTCAGAGCGTACCTTAAAAAGATTGATCTGGCACCTCGAAGAAGAAGCCATTCCTCTTGTACCTTCCCAAGGTTCGGTGGGCGCATCAGGGGATCTCGCCCCCTTGTCGCATCTATTCCTGCCCTTGCTTGGCCTGGGTAAAGTGGATTATAAAGGCGAGCTGATTACAGGTGCCGAATTATTTAAAAGAACAGCAAAGACGCCCCTTGAATTAGGTCCTAAGGAGGGCCTTGCACTCATAAACGGCACTCAGTTTATCGCTGCTCACGCCGTAAAGGTCCTGGACATCTTTTATAACTGCCTGACACATGCCGACATCATTGGTGCAATGATGATAGAAGGCCTACAGGGTTCCATCAAACCCTTTTACAATGAACTTCATTCCCTGCGCCCCTTCAAAGGAACCCAGCATGTTGCCAGACGCGTAAAATCCCTTCTTGAAGGATCTGAGATCATGGAGGATCATATCGATTGTGAACGGGTACAGGACCCGTATTCTCTCAGGTGTATCCCGCAAGTTCACGGGGCCTCGAGAAATACATGGTTGCATCTAAAAGAATTATTGGAGGTGGAACTGAACTCGGTTACCGACAACCCCGTTATAATAGACAAAGATCTTACCATAAGCGGTGGTAATTTTCACGGACAACCTCTTGCCATGGTTCTGGATTACGCCTGCCTCGCAGCCTCAGAACTGGGAAATATTTCTGATCGCAGGGTCTACCTCGCCCTTGAGGGGAACAGCCCGGGCATCCCAAAATTGCTGATGAAGGAAACCGGAATTAATTCGGGCTATATGATCCTGCAGTACACCTCAGCAGCACTTGCCAGCGAGAATAAAGTTTTGTGTTTTCCGGCTAGCGCCGACAGTATCCCCACTTCACTAGGGCAGGAAGATCACGTGAGTATGGGTTCCATCTCTGGGAGGAAAGCCCTTCAGGTGATCGAAAATGTAGAAAAGATACTGGCGATAGAATTGCTTACGGCCGCTCAGGCCTTTGAGTTCAGAAAGCCCCTGAGGTCCGGAGCAATATTGGAAATGGTGCATAAGGAAGTTAGAAAGAAAGTGCCTTTTGCCTCTAAGGACAGGGTTTTTGCTGACGATATTGAAGAAGGTATTCAGTTATTAAAAGAGCGAACCATTATCTCGGTGGTTAAAGCAATCAGTAATAAAAAGGGATATTCGTTGAAAACCCCCTTTTCCAAAGAATTTGAAGTTTACTAA
- a CDS encoding nitroreductase family protein has protein sequence MIFDLIKNRRAIFPAQYNDKPIAKEEIEKILEAANWAPTHRKTEPWRFKVLTGASKESLGYFLAEKYQETNPKPKQLKFRKIRDKPKQSAAVIAICMQRDPEERLPEWEEIAATAMAVQNMWLCCTELKIGAYWSSPSLIQYMDEFFPLGEGEKCLGFFYMGYYDEEPEPGMRRPVDEKTVWLK, from the coding sequence ATGATCTTTGACCTTATAAAGAACCGGAGGGCAATATTTCCGGCACAATACAACGATAAACCTATTGCGAAGGAGGAAATTGAAAAAATTCTGGAGGCGGCAAATTGGGCACCCACACACCGTAAGACCGAGCCATGGCGGTTTAAAGTATTAACAGGGGCGTCTAAGGAAAGTCTTGGCTATTTTCTGGCGGAAAAATATCAGGAAACCAACCCCAAACCCAAACAACTTAAGTTTAGAAAAATACGTGATAAGCCAAAACAGTCTGCTGCTGTGATCGCTATCTGTATGCAGCGCGATCCTGAGGAACGTCTTCCCGAGTGGGAAGAAATAGCGGCGACGGCAATGGCAGTGCAAAATATGTGGCTTTGCTGTACTGAATTAAAGATCGGAGCGTATTGGAGTTCTCCTTCGCTAATCCAGTATATGGATGAATTTTTTCCTCTGGGCGAGGGGGAAAAATGCCTCGGTTTTTTCTATATGGGATATTATGACGAGGAGCCTGAACCGGGGATGAGAAGACCAGTGGATGAGAAGACTGTCTGGCTTAAATAA
- a CDS encoding DUF456 domain-containing protein, with product MDIVLLLLGFVLMLLGILGSFLPVLPGTPVSWVGLFLLYLTKAVPNDWWFLGITLFIALLVFAMDYIIPAMGTKKFGGTRAGMIGTTIGLVIAIVFPVLGILGIIIWPFIGAFLGELLNKADQQSALKAAFGSFIGFLTGTFLKFVVTVIFFGLFISTAWEYRSALFPYFND from the coding sequence ATGGATATCGTCTTACTTCTTTTGGGATTTGTTCTGATGCTTTTGGGTATATTGGGGAGTTTCCTCCCTGTATTACCGGGAACACCCGTTAGCTGGGTGGGTTTATTTTTACTCTATCTCACCAAAGCCGTACCTAACGACTGGTGGTTTCTCGGTATTACGCTTTTCATTGCCCTTCTCGTTTTTGCGATGGATTACATCATCCCTGCGATGGGAACAAAGAAATTTGGAGGAACCAGGGCAGGAATGATCGGAACAACCATAGGGTTGGTCATTGCCATTGTATTTCCTGTTTTGGGAATATTGGGGATCATCATCTGGCCCTTTATAGGTGCCTTTCTGGGCGAATTACTGAATAAGGCAGATCAACAATCGGCTCTCAAAGCTGCCTTTGGCTCTTTTATCGGGTTTTTGACCGGTACTTTTCTGAAATTTGTGGTAACTGTAATTTTCTTTGGTCTGTTTATCTCAACTGCCTGGGAATACAGATCGGCCTTGTTTCCGTATTTTAACGATTAG
- the ruvC gene encoding crossover junction endodeoxyribonuclease RuvC yields MSKEKIILGIDPGTTIMGFGIIKVQGSTMSFVQMNELMLKKYDDPFTKLKMIYDRTIELIDTYHPDEIAIEAPFFGKNVQSMLKLGRAQGVAMAAGLSRQIPITEYFPKKIKMAITGNGNASKEQVAKMLQSILKLQSLPKNLDSTDGLAAAVCHFYNQGKVETGKGYTGWASFVKQNEDRVK; encoded by the coding sequence GTGAGTAAGGAAAAGATCATTTTGGGCATTGACCCCGGAACCACGATAATGGGTTTTGGGATTATCAAAGTGCAGGGAAGCACCATGTCTTTTGTACAGATGAATGAACTTATGCTTAAAAAGTACGATGATCCTTTTACCAAACTCAAAATGATTTACGATCGCACCATAGAATTGATCGATACCTATCACCCTGACGAGATCGCCATAGAAGCTCCTTTTTTTGGCAAGAACGTGCAATCTATGCTCAAGCTGGGCAGGGCTCAGGGCGTGGCTATGGCCGCGGGCTTGAGCAGGCAGATCCCCATAACGGAGTATTTCCCCAAAAAGATCAAAATGGCGATTACAGGCAATGGAAATGCCAGTAAAGAGCAGGTAGCCAAAATGTTACAAAGCATCCTGAAGTTACAATCGCTCCCAAAAAACCTAGACAGTACTGATGGGTTGGCAGCGGCTGTTTGCCATTTTTATAATCAGGGTAAAGTGGAAACCGGCAAAGGTTACACCGGATGGGCCTCCTTTGTAAAACAGAATGAGGACCGAGTAAAATAA
- a CDS encoding cyclase family protein, with amino-acid sequence MIASFKLGNKSFKADLSKPLDISIPLRHGEQNVSAWYVNPPRIEPHREGDFVGSVDQGASINFNDIYFNPHAHGTHTECLGHITEQRHSVNQTVDQYFFQARLITIAPEKVGDDLVISRKQLQKNLSGEVSEALVIRTLPNTRDKVSRQYSHTNPPYFTEEAIIFLVNQGIMHLLVDLPSIDKEKDEGELLGHRAFWGLGQKLRPGATITEFIYVSHKIKDGSYLLELQMAPFENDASPSRPVLYQIF; translated from the coding sequence ATGATAGCTTCTTTTAAACTTGGCAACAAATCATTTAAAGCAGATCTCTCCAAACCTCTGGATATCTCAATTCCACTTCGTCATGGGGAGCAAAATGTTTCTGCATGGTACGTAAACCCCCCGCGAATTGAACCACACAGGGAAGGAGATTTTGTAGGCAGTGTAGACCAGGGAGCCAGTATCAATTTTAATGACATTTACTTTAATCCACATGCACATGGTACGCATACCGAATGTCTGGGTCATATCACAGAGCAACGGCATTCTGTCAACCAGACGGTAGATCAATATTTTTTTCAGGCCCGACTCATTACAATTGCTCCTGAAAAAGTTGGGGACGACCTTGTGATTTCCCGAAAACAATTGCAGAAAAACCTAAGTGGGGAGGTTTCTGAAGCCCTTGTTATAAGAACCCTGCCAAATACCAGAGATAAGGTTTCCCGTCAGTACTCCCATACCAATCCACCATACTTCACAGAAGAAGCCATTATATTTTTGGTGAATCAAGGAATAATGCATCTATTGGTAGACCTTCCCTCGATTGACAAGGAAAAGGACGAAGGGGAATTGTTGGGCCATCGGGCATTCTGGGGCTTAGGCCAAAAACTCAGACCAGGGGCCACAATAACCGAATTTATATACGTCTCACATAAGATCAAGGACGGCTCCTATTTGCTTGAGCTTCAAATGGCCCCTTTTGAGAATGATGCCAGTCCCAGCCGGCCTGTACTTTACCAAATCTTCTAG
- a CDS encoding DUF4230 domain-containing protein: protein MDGILEVVLGLILGAIMMYWIYSMFRRKRSRETTEHQSTVLLDRIKSVCKLISVEGDFAEIYKYENTRERFLSLVSSKKKALIVINAKAHIGYDLKQIILKADTPNKKITLENFPEPQILSIEPKLEFYDIKNGLFNAFTPNDLTALNQEAVQHIREKIPQSGLMDTARREALEAILLISKLVETIGWKLDYSALELEENERKALESGN, encoded by the coding sequence ATGGATGGCATTTTAGAAGTTGTACTCGGCCTGATTCTGGGTGCGATTATGATGTATTGGATTTACTCCATGTTCAGGCGTAAAAGGAGCAGGGAGACCACCGAACATCAATCTACTGTACTCCTGGATAGGATCAAAAGCGTTTGTAAACTGATTTCAGTAGAAGGCGATTTTGCAGAAATCTACAAATACGAAAATACGAGGGAGCGATTTTTAAGTTTGGTAAGCAGTAAAAAGAAAGCATTGATTGTTATTAATGCCAAAGCCCATATCGGCTATGATCTGAAGCAGATCATACTCAAGGCCGATACCCCGAATAAAAAGATCACCCTGGAAAATTTTCCGGAACCACAGATCCTTTCTATCGAGCCTAAACTGGAATTTTACGATATAAAGAACGGGCTGTTTAACGCATTTACACCTAATGATTTGACGGCTCTGAATCAGGAGGCAGTGCAGCATATCAGGGAAAAGATCCCGCAAAGCGGATTGATGGATACGGCCAGGCGAGAAGCCCTTGAAGCTATTTTACTGATCAGTAAATTGGTAGAAACGATCGGCTGGAAGCTCGACTACTCAGCTTTGGAACTAGAGGAAAATGAACGCAAAGCCCTCGAAAGTGGAAATTAA